The following coding sequences are from one Triticum dicoccoides isolate Atlit2015 ecotype Zavitan chromosome 4A, WEW_v2.0, whole genome shotgun sequence window:
- the LOC119288952 gene encoding uncharacterized protein LOC119288952, whose protein sequence is MEVHCSSDMEENKQHIWKKMSTAKQYKDGRLPGKETPEKRGSQGRRRELRRSASLPVRVASAAREQRARLYIMRRCVSMLVSSCWKNYP, encoded by the coding sequence atGGAGGTGCACTGCAGCAGCGACATGGAGGAGAACAAGCAGCACATCTGGAAGAAGATGTCAACTGCAAAGCAGTACAAGGACGGCCGGCTGCCGGGCAAGGAGACGCCGGAGAAAAGAGGAAGCCAGGGGCGGAGGAGAGAACTGAGGCGGTCGGCATCTTTGCCCGTGCGGGTGGCGAGCGCGGCGAGGGAGCAGCGGGCGAGGCTCTACATCATGCGTCGCTGCGTCTCCATGCTCGTCTCCTCATGCTGGAAGAACTACCCATAA